TAAAAATAGTGtgactcgattattttaatattaaatagttttaatataaataatttcattataaacgagttttttttttattttaaaatatattatctctCTAGTaatcacttttctagagtttttttatttctctctagaagttctttttctttgttcatCTGATTGAAGAACTGAAACCGTAGGAGTGATCCTGGTGGCGAGTTCTTCAATTTAGACCTATCAGTTTCTCTGTCTGAGTAAGTTAAGTTTTAATCCTTTTCTCAggtcttttctttcttctgttGTATGTGGGCCCCGCTTATTTTGCATGTAACGCAtgagtcttctataagactcTCTATTGATCAATGGTACTAACAGCATACGCTGATTGCGTTTCTGTTATCTATAGGTACAGATAGAGCTTCTTGAGCTATGTGAGCGGAATACGCTCTCTAAAGTGGTTGGTCTTCTAAAGAGGTAAGTGAAGCTATTATATTCTCTAGGTTATGTTTGTTGTGTATGTTTAGTATTTTCATGCTTAATTATATGATGTAATTGTAATTGTGAAAAATTGTTGTAACATTCATGGCGTTTAGATGATGATTTTGAATGTATGATAATTGTATATTTGGTATGGTATGATTTTGAAATGGTTTCTGTCATGATGGTTGATAATTATATGGTATTTGGTAATTGGAATTGGATGTTATTTTAAGAGGTAATAAGTTGTCAAACACATAAGTGTTGTGTTGAAAATGGAGGTTTCAATGAGCAAATCGATGAGTTTGGGATTGGTTTAAGTAATCTCATTTTCTAAGGTTGGTTTGGTGTTGTTTAAGACTTATTAGAGGGTGAATATGTTAAAATCTGgtttagaaataattaatagtAATTTGGTGGTATTTTGGTCAGTTTTAAGATTCATTTTGGGGGTTTGGAATAGTGAGATTTTGAATCAATGGTTTTGTGCCCAAATAAAAGGTTTGGGGTGTGTTGGTAAGTCATTTCTGACTTGTTAGAATtcttaaattacttaaaaatgaACTAGAATGAgattttggtctctaagttgAGAATTTAGAGGTTTTTGAGTTGATGCATTGTTATAAACTGCTGATTATGAGTTTAAGATAGGTTATACACTCTTTTTTAGGtctaaaatagtttataattcaATCTAGAAGTGTTAAAAGTTggtaaaaattattagaataggttatgggtggTCTAGAAGTGCTAATTTTGCTGCTTTTAGTGTTGCATAATTATGTAGTCTAACTAGGCGAGCAAAATTGGCTAGTTGGAGTTAGTTCGCTTAGCTTGGAGAGCTTGTTATTTTGGCTCTAGCTGGACGAGCTGAATTGGCTACGGAGACTCCTGGTTTGAATTCTCGTTAGGCGAGTTGTTTTTATTCGTTGGGCTAGTGGTTTGcgtttgttttgttgtttttgcttTCTATTTCTCATTTGTGTTTGGATTTATTTGGTGAAATGTTTATTTGATACTCTATGACATGATGGAAAGTGATGACATGTGAATGATGGTTATAAGGAGTTCAAAGAGAATTCCTTTGAAATGATTATGTGTGTaagtgtatgtattgatataggAAGATACAATTAGAGACCATTCTGACGCTCTCAATATATAACCTTAAGTCTCAAGAAAAGAAGGATGATTGTGTGGTGGAGAGTAGCAAGAGGTATCTAGTTTATTTGTTATTCGTTAGCCGTAAatgcttgaaaaaattaaccTTGGAGTGTGGTGATTGATGGATGaggatgttgttgttgttgatgttgttatACCACCTCAAAGGCAAGACCTTTACAGTTcgatatcaatacatgtgtcCGGATGGTCAGTCTAGAGTTAGATAATGAAATGTGAAAGAATATTGTTTGGTTGTTGATAGTTGAATTATAAGAACGacattttataaagattttatatGTATTCTTTGATAAACTAGCTTACCctttcttttttgtgttgtttgtctgtttttgttttttttcttttgcaatgatcacctaaATGGTGTGAACTTAAGGTTGTGTTTACTTGGGGGTAACtgggagagagtgattgagtggatttgagggaatttgagggtgattttttttttttgtgtttatttgagtggatttggaggtaattgagagtgaatttgggggtgaagtttgtgagaattagtgtaggatttgattgatatgacagtattaaataaattgtttaattggtagaaattaaagattaccaaaatgcccctaggtattaaaataatataaaatgatatttgttaatgttagatttaattgtaaaaatgtttattaagagttaaaaaatgtggaataattattaaaaataatttaaataatttaattaaattatactttagtaaactgatttgtttttttaatttagtacttgtttgtgatatttttttttaagtagtaAAAACTGATTTGTTATGGAACAGGTTATAATGATTTTCAGCTAAACAACAGCAAACTTGTGAATATATGGAACAAAAACCGTGTGACAAGTTAATTaacaaaaaggagaaaaagtgGTAATATCATGCTTGAAAAAATCATAAGTTTTTTGAATTCATAAAAGACCTTCAACAAAGTGGTGTCAAATGATAAACCAAGTACAGATTCCTCGTTCACACACTATGGCGTGCCTTTAATGATTAATgccaaaacaatgaaaaaaaaaatgcactgCAAAGACAACTATCCTTCACACACAATGACCACATCCACAGGTCACCAACCACCCACCTCTTTGCTAACACCTGCAAAATAGACGAAATAGTTAACAAGCTCCCACCACTACGAAACTCAGGTATGTTAACACCTTCAAACTTCGAAATATCCATTGCCTACCTTCACAAGTGCACCGGAAAGCTCCTCTACGACAACCACAACGTTGACAACAGCACCTTCACGTACGTCGACGATGCTTCACAAGTTGCATGCTCGTGCATCCTCACCTTCCTCACGCGTACTGCATGCTTCACCCTCCATGCATCCACTATGCATCCTCCATTATGCGCTACGGCCcacgagaagaagaagaagaagttgttGTATCCGGATACAAAAGTGTGGGTAGCCGGATAACTTTATGCCTTTGTCTGAAGAAGAAGGTGTATCCGGATACGAGTGGGTGGTAACCATGGTGGCTTTCACTGCTTCATGGTCGTTGCGTTGTCCACCGCTGCGACTCCACCGTCTTCGATTTGGCGCCCTAACGACGAAGCCTGCAACCATGCCAACGTCGACAACCACGCTAACGTCGAACTTCATCACCGTCGGCACGCAGCCCTGCGTTCTTCAGCTGTAACCGGATACAGccccatcttcttcttcttcagcgTAACCCAATACGCTTCTTCAGCTGTAACCGGATCCAGCACCATCAGGTTATCTTCTTCACCGTAACCTTTCTTCATCATCCACCAACCTCAGCTTGTTCCTTTAACACTCCCCCTACAAATATCACAGCTTGTCAATGGTGGCTGTGAAGGAACGAATGTACACTGTGCCATGGCTGAATCAAGAAAAAAGTTCAGGAATCTTCACTGTTCGTCAGCTCTCCTCACAGTAGAGCTTGTGAATGCAGCAGAGCTCGTGAATCCACAGTGAAAGTAAGTCTGCAGTGCAACCCCGACTTATATGTCAATATTTTATGGTTTATGAAATCAGAGAAttatttgaaaaggaaaagggCATTTTAGAGAAATCATTCTTCATCTCTCCAAATCTTCGCATATATGCGAGTGATGCTACAATAGATGAATCTCACAATTAACTGCAAATCATCTCTCGCTGTTACCTTCAAGCGAAcacaatttttttgtaattggTCGCTCGCGGTTCACCTTGAACAATAAATTACGTTCAAGTGAACACAGCCTAAGGGATGTCTCTGGTGAACAGATGCTAAGAAGAGGTGGATCTGAGGCATAAAGTAAAATGATGTTTGGTTTCAGGTTTTGTTTGTTAATGTAATTACCTTGTTACGTATTTGGTTTAGTGTAATACTTTATAGTAGTCCAAGTTTTAGTATATATTTActattataagttattttttaattatttgtaataacatattatatactTTCTCTGAGTTAACTGTTTTTGATTGAAGTATATACTAgttaaatactaaaaaaaaaatagaaatgtttCACTATAGGAGACTAACAACGTTggattagatttaaatttaactttttaacttTGGAAAGGAAAAtagtttgaatatttataaactgGTTTGATAtaccaattttaaaattaatatttttaaatatgattttaaattcaatttagcttaaaattaatatgtacttttcaagaatattttaaaaaatatgttaaatctttcatatttcatattaattaataatctataaaataaaccagcatttgatatttgataaacatttgatatatttgtttagATCTAGATATACCTCGCGAATGTGAATGTATGAAAGttcttaataaaacaaaatagtgtattactttaaattttaatcttaaaaagaaaggaacataatatatcaattaatatattttggtataaagggtataaataaatacaaaaacaatatatatatttaataaacagTAATCTATTTTTAGTTGGGTAAGTCCCTCAATTTCTgtgtaaatttttcttttaaagtttatgttatatattattataagagctgaaaatagaaaatataaaatagttttattatatattcgTCTTGTTTTCACATTAGATCAAAGACACATAACGCTTTGAGACGATGTGCAAAggaatacaatatatatatatatatatatatatatatatatatatatatatatatatatatatatatatatatatatatatatatatatatatatatatatatatatatatatatatatatatatatatataattgatattattttatatttaattgaaaataactataaaattgaattatgtaaaatatatattttatcaaatcatattttttatatttttaattaacatttatttaaacaaatagtatttatttgttatcatatcatatttcctattattattttcaacagatattttttttttgtgttttcataTACCAGACGTGTACTATCttcaatatttgttaaatatatctattattttaatttcaaaaaatatttttttctccaatctaaaatatttattaatatgtaacaaaaattcaaaaaatataaatttattttaattttttttttcattttagacaataaataaatctttcattctaaaaactaaatcataattctaaataaaatatagataatttcAAAAGTCAAtccaatatatttttcttaaaacttaaaCCCGATACATCACATATTGACTTATTACTCAGACTCACATCACATATCAATTTTCCCTATTATATATCTCCTCAATGAACCCATGAGATTATTACCCTTGAATAAAGTAGGATCACCATCAACGCATCTTTTACCAACTCCACAAAACTCCAATCACCAACACACATTtcttattaattcttttaaaaaaaatcttttaacaattattttttaacaatttttgacAAAGCATACGTGATAACTTATGATtgatcattttcaaattttttttaaatataaatttaaatagtctaataaaataataatacgtgttcgattatcaaaaaattattaaaaaaatttattagaagtgggttttaggcctaactcaacctcacaaaaccgacttttaaggtgaggtttgcacctcacttatatattataatttggccttatctctagtcgatgtgggacttccaacacacccccttcacgccgaggtatagacatatcgtgcgtgatagtagaaattgggtagCCCAATATTGGCCCGACAatgggtggaatagaaacataaatgcccacttagaactcgctaggataggctttaaccatgactctgataccatattagaagtggattctaggcctaactcaaccctacaaaactgGCTTGAAAGGGGAGGTTTGcaccttacttatatattataaggtTGAGTTAAAGccggttttgtaaggttgagttaggcttaaactcacattctaatatggtatcagagccatgattaaagcctatcctagcgagttctaaatgggcatttctgtttctattccactCATTGTCGGGccaatattggaccacccaatttctactatcacgcacgagatgtctatacctcggcgtgaagggggtgtgttggaagtcccacatcgactagagataaggccaaattataatatataagtgaggtgcaaacctcacctttcaagctggttttgtagggttgagttaggcctaaaacccacttctaataaaattgtcaaaatattaaaatcccaaaattttttcttattcaaaagCATAGACACACCCACATCCCAAAACAGATGCCAAAACTCCAACTGAAATATTCCAACCTGTTCAATCCCAAAGCAGCAAACTTCAACGAAATGCGCAATTCATATATGTTGGGTAAATGTGTCAGCCATCGTGAATAGTTAATGTGTTAATCTTTGTGAAAAATTAATGTATTAGTCGTTTATAATCgtttttgtctatttttaaatataacattcgAAAATGtgagtttataaattatattattgatgacattagggatggcaacgggtcgggtcgggtacGGATAGCGCCTATCCGCAATCCAACCCACCGGATAAAAACGTACCCGCCACCCGACCCGCTACCCGTCGGGtatccgtttaaaaaatatccacgggtattttaaaacgcggatacccgttggatacccgttttcaatccgcgaatatttaaaaaaaaaatattttataagttcttaaatgaaataatccaaattaaattgaaaaaaaaaaattgaaatgttttagattttaagttAAAGGTACTTATACAAAGGAAACTAAGGACAGAGGtataattttaacttctaaGCGGATAACGGATATCCACGGGTACGGATAGTGCAAAACCCGAATCCGACCGATAAGAAGCGGATATTAAAAAACCCACTACCCACTACCCACAAGTACCTATTATCTGCGGGTACCAACTATCCACAACGAGTTTAATTCGCGAGTATCCGCGGACACGagtttttttgccatccctaaatGACATGAATGAAACAACAAGATTACAAAGTAAATAAGTTGATTCAAATATCTTTATTTGCTATTTACCTAAAGGTTTATTTGTAGTATTACAGGAGAGAAAATTGTTGTCAACATCATAACCCTCCAACAACTACCACACCTGTCAAAGGTTGGAAAATGTCTAAAACTTTTTATTAGAATCTCTTCTGAGAGGTATTGTCTTGGAAGAAATACCagaatgattttatttgattacaCTTTCACTTTTGCTTTTGTGACAATGAtaataaaagatgaagaagCATCATGCAGTGAAAATGAGCAGCAACAACAACCAAAGGAAAATTGGGAGGAAAAACAATACAttgtatagaaattaaaaacaatttcatcttccaaggttttcttctccttttaatttcttcaatcAGCCTCCTCTGACGATCAAGTTTAGCAAGAAATCCTTGTAGTTTCCTCTAGCAACCTCTTCAACTTTCTGGGGCAAAGAAACTCCATATAGGTTATGGTACTCTGCTTTTATTTCCTTCATATCAATTTCAGCTCTAGTAACAATCACACGAGTAAGAGATTTCTTAGTATTCTTATCCACATCAATTCTCAATGCTGCATTCAAAACCTGGacataaaaaaagaattctAGTTATAACAAATTTCATAATTGTCATCATGGAAAAAAAGGAAACAGTTTCATCTAACCTTGCTGAAGTATATTTGTGGGATACAAAGGCATTGCACAGTCTCTTTAAATCTTAAGTCATCAAGATCCTACCCACAAGCAGTAAAGCAGTGAAGGTTTTGTCAGAAATAGAATCTCATCATGTTTGAAGTATACAACAGAACCTCAAAACTATAGAATCATATGAAGATACCATGAAAGAACTCAAATGTAATGGTGCATCAGTAGTGTTCCTTCTAATAACTCAAACTGATATTTCTTGAAGTTTTCTAAGATTGAACATAATCTCTTTGTTTTTGTATCATTTACAACAATGGCCTCTTGTATTgatagaaaaagatgaaagatgCTGTGTGTAATCTGAGAAAATTTTAGCTACTGCCAATATAATTTACTCTAGTGTTGAATACCTCATCAAGGTTTTTGCCAGAAATCTCATTGTAGTGCTTGTAAACTGCCTGAAGATGTAGCTTGCTTCTTGTTGACAATATCCTTATCActtcatcatcctcattaaTAGGTTTCTTATGAGCATTCTTGATTGCATTAGAGAGGACTTTGGCCTCTGATTTTGCAGTGTCATCTTTAACCTTGGATCCTTCATATCTATAGGCACTTAGTAGAGCAATCAATAGCTGTTCACACATGTAATAGGTGTTAATTTGACTTAGATATTGTGctgagatatatatatatatatatatatatatatatatatatatatatatatatatatatatatatatatatatatatatatatatatatgatatgaaccaatcacagaatgacacgcaGTATAAGTGTAGCTCACCTTTCTTTCAATGGCATGGATGTGAGAGGCAACATCTTCTTCAATGGAGTGGTCAAAGAGGGAGTGATAAGCCTTCCTAGCTCCTAATAGCTCTTCTGAGGATCTAGTGCATGCAACCTCAATCAAAACTCCATATGCATTTTGGCCCTTCTTTAGGGCCTCTCTTACTAAACGGGCATCTCTTTCCCAAGGGTGCATGGACCACAACACCACAGCATTCTGTTTAAGGGACCACATATCAGATCAATTTTTCCATTCTAATGTTTGGATCTTGTTTTCGaaagtattataaattaataaagccAACTGATATCAGCCAGAAATTACCATTGTTTATCTTCTTTGATATTGAAAAAGAGaatttaatagtaataataataattaagagttTTTCTTCCATGAGTTCCTTAATCTAACAACAGCAAAGTAtacattaatgaaaatataaaaagaaaaatacaagatGGGAAGTCTATTTTATGTAAAATGTGAAGATTTCTTGTTACATTAACATATTTATTGAATTCAAGATTATAAAAACCATCTAGACTCAAtctgtttatgttttcttttttattgaaaatgtaaaaaaattaaaagtaattattattgtcattgtttttgtttgaactttgggaaaagaaaagaatctaaaaattaaaaaatattcctAATTATCTTgagaatttatatttacattgaagaaaatgtaattatatttatcactgGCTTTAAAATGGAAAGTTCGTTTTAtcactataatatatataaaaaaaaaaaaaaaccaactttTACTTTACATAAAACCTCATATTAGTACATAATCAAACTCCTTTAGTACATAATCAGATTGAAACATAAGCTTGTGATCCAAAATTAACATTCTTTATATCATCATCAGATAGTCTTATTCTTGTAAGAACAATTCAGCTTTGACTTCAtcatcaaataaactaaaaaaaagtaacatcaaCATCAGGCCATGGAAGCACATTTCACAGTTTCCAAGGATATTCAACTCTCAGATTAACCTAGAAGGAAAAATGTACCTTAAAACGCACGAATTCATGCTTAAGAAGATGAACATAGTGATCATCCCACCTCTGAAAATGGCGTTCATGATCCTCAGTGAACAAATGTGGTGTCTTCTTCCTGAAAGATTCTCTCTCCAGAGGATCCCATTTTCCCAGTAATGTTACCAATGATTTCTCATCCACTCCATGCCCTGAAAACACCATCCACCACTCATCATAAACCACATGGTTTTCCCAAAAAATGTCCCTCAGAAACAATCTTggtcaaacaaaattattaatttgtgcCATGCCAACCACCACATTATATAAACTTatcagtaaataaaataaatttctgatTCAGTATTGGTACCCACAGCAAATTTACACTGAGTATAAGcattttaacaaagaaaaaactaaactttattATACCCTTTGATTAATTCAGCATGtttgataatattaaaagtgaagagaatgagagaaccTGAGAAAGCTTGGGTTATTGCTTCTAACTCTTGATGGAAAGCCATTGTGATTGTTCTGTGTGCGAACTTTGAAGATGATAGAGTTAAGACGGTCGCTTTATAAGACCCTACAAGGGTATTATCGTCATTTAAAGTTCAATTCACAAAAAATCAAGTGAAACTTCTTCTGTTCTTACCACCTTTGACCAATGGATGAACCCTTGAACTCTTAAATAAGAGAGAGTTACATGTCTGTACCTAACAGAGGACTTAAAAAGACTCATTTGTCCTTgacaatgtatatatatacattgtaTTTCtgaaattaattgtatttttttattcataaacttAATAATTATATGGCAGTGGAATTCATaaataagagtttttttttttttttaaactgttgAAATTATGCTAATATGGAGTTTATTCTGAaactttaatgattttaatgaaCTTGAAATGTTATTGTAAATTGAGATAACAGTAAATATTGGTAAAATTCATAACtcaaaattaatacaataaatatagatttcaGTTATAGATAAAACCAGTTCAACAAATGATATAAAGTTATAGAGAAAGAGAGGGGGGAGAGagcaaaattattaattatttttataagttattGAAGTGATTGCAGTTGCAGACATGCCCTTCTTTTTTTGCTGTATACAACTAAGCCACTGGGTTAATTCAATTTCTAATATGACCATTTAAAATgctaatatttaaatataatgcaATCATTGATGTTAATGGAAATAGTTGAACTGAATTTTATATAAGGGAACCATTGAATAGACTTACTTTTATAGCTTTTTCCTTCATCAAggtgttttccttttatatttcattctgttcttatcagaaaaaaaattatatttaaagatttCGCGTGTTGGcttatttattaaacatatcaTCACGTTttacaataaacaaaaaaataatgtgaaggAATTTTGTAATAATCGATTT
This genomic stretch from Vigna radiata var. radiata cultivar VC1973A chromosome 7, Vradiata_ver6, whole genome shotgun sequence harbors:
- the LOC106767016 gene encoding annexin D4, translating into MAFHQELEAITQAFSGHGVDEKSLVTLLGKWDPLERESFRKKTPHLFTEDHERHFQRWDDHYVHLLKHEFVRFKNAVVLWSMHPWERDARLVREALKKGQNAYGVLIEVACTRSSEELLGARKAYHSLFDHSIEEDVASHIHAIERKLLIALLSAYRYEGSKVKDDTAKSEAKVLSNAIKNAHKKPINEDDEVIRILSTRSKLHLQAVYKHYNEISGKNLDEDLDDLRFKETVQCLCIPQIYFSKVLNAALRIDVDKNTKKSLTRVIVTRAEIDMKEIKAEYHNLYGVSLPQKVEEVARGNYKDFLLNLIVRGG